In Staphylococcus lloydii, the following proteins share a genomic window:
- a CDS encoding fructose bisphosphate aldolase: MNKEQLEKIKTGKGFIAALDQSGGSTPKALKDYGVAEDQYNSEDEMFKLVHDMRTRIVSSPAFTSDKIIGAILFEQTMDREVEGKHTGDYLADKGVVPFLKVDKGLDEQKDGVQLMKPIPDLDELLQRANDRKIFGTKMRSNILELNKDGIDLVVKQQFDIGKQIISAGLVPIIEPEVNINADNKDQIEAYLAESILTELNKLNEDQLVMLKLTIPTNANQYKSLIEHPNVVRVVALSGGYSREDANNLLKENDNLIASFSRALINDLNVNQSEADFDKILGDTIDSIYDASVNKNA, translated from the coding sequence ATGAATAAAGAACAACTTGAAAAAATCAAAACTGGTAAAGGATTTATTGCAGCGTTAGATCAAAGTGGCGGAAGTACCCCTAAAGCACTTAAAGATTATGGCGTAGCAGAAGATCAATATAATAGTGAAGATGAAATGTTCAAATTAGTTCATGATATGCGTACACGTATTGTTTCTTCACCTGCATTTACTTCAGATAAAATTATTGGTGCCATTTTATTCGAACAAACTATGGACCGTGAAGTTGAAGGTAAACACACTGGTGATTACCTAGCAGACAAAGGTGTTGTACCTTTCTTAAAAGTCGATAAAGGTCTTGACGAACAAAAAGATGGTGTTCAATTAATGAAGCCAATCCCAGACTTAGACGAATTGTTACAACGTGCTAACGACCGTAAAATATTTGGTACTAAAATGCGTTCTAACATTTTAGAATTAAACAAAGATGGCATTGATTTAGTCGTTAAACAACAGTTCGATATCGGTAAACAAATCATTTCAGCTGGATTAGTTCCAATTATCGAGCCTGAAGTTAACATTAACGCTGATAACAAAGATCAAATTGAAGCTTATTTAGCGGAATCAATTTTAACTGAATTAAATAAATTAAATGAAGATCAACTTGTAATGCTAAAATTAACTATACCTACAAATGCTAACCAATATAAATCATTAATTGAGCATCCAAATGTAGTACGCGTAGTTGCATTATCTGGCGGTTACAGCAGAGAAGACGCTAACAACCTACTAAAAGAAAATGACAACTTAATTGCAAGTTTCTCTCGTGCTTTAATTAACGACTTAAACGTTAATCAATCTGAAGCAGACTTCGATAAAATCTTAGGTGATACTATCGATTCTATTTACGACGCTTCAGTAAATAAAAACGCATAA
- the gabT gene encoding 4-aminobutyrate--2-oxoglutarate transaminase, translated as MSNNFTEFKDKREQFVARGVGNGNLHVADKAQGATITDVDGNEFIDFAGAIGTLNVGHSHPEITAHLKTQLDKFIHPGFNVIMYESYLNLAEKLTQITPGNFDKKVVLLNSGAEAVENAVKLARKHTGRQAVVSFVRGFHGRTNLTMSMTSKVRPYKFGFGPFASEIYQAPYPNLSEKPSNVTEEDFVAQSIARLKDFFIETVDPEEVACVVMEPVQGEGGFVIPPKAFVQEVKAICEANGIVFVADEIQTGFARTGKMFAIEHFGVEPDLMTVSKSLAAGFPLSGVVGKKEILDSANPGEIGGTYAGNPLACEAALKVIEIIEKEQLNERSEEIGRKIENQINTLSETYHCITKTRRLGAMVAFELVDEKTGEPNKALTGELVKAANDNGLLLLSAGIKGNVIRFLTPLVITEDELAKGFAILNKAFAEINA; from the coding sequence ATGTCTAATAATTTCACAGAATTCAAAGATAAGAGAGAACAATTTGTAGCTAGAGGCGTAGGTAACGGTAATTTACACGTTGCTGACAAAGCGCAGGGGGCGACGATTACAGACGTCGATGGTAACGAATTTATCGATTTTGCAGGTGCAATTGGTACGTTGAATGTGGGTCACTCACATCCAGAAATAACAGCACATTTAAAAACGCAATTAGATAAATTTATTCATCCAGGGTTTAATGTAATTATGTACGAAAGTTATTTAAACCTTGCAGAAAAGTTAACTCAAATTACACCGGGTAATTTTGATAAAAAAGTGGTTTTACTGAATTCCGGTGCTGAAGCGGTAGAAAATGCCGTTAAATTAGCACGTAAACATACTGGCAGACAGGCAGTTGTTTCATTTGTACGTGGCTTCCATGGTAGAACAAATTTAACTATGTCTATGACGAGTAAAGTAAGACCTTATAAATTTGGTTTTGGTCCTTTTGCATCAGAAATATATCAAGCGCCATACCCAAATTTATCTGAAAAGCCATCAAACGTAACGGAAGAAGATTTTGTAGCTCAAAGTATTGCACGCTTAAAAGATTTCTTTATTGAAACGGTAGATCCAGAAGAAGTAGCTTGTGTCGTAATGGAACCTGTACAAGGTGAAGGTGGATTTGTTATTCCTCCTAAAGCCTTTGTTCAAGAAGTGAAAGCAATTTGTGAAGCGAATGGTATTGTGTTTGTGGCTGATGAAATTCAAACAGGGTTTGCGCGTACTGGTAAGATGTTTGCCATTGAACATTTCGGTGTAGAACCAGACTTGATGACTGTATCAAAATCACTTGCTGCAGGCTTCCCGTTAAGTGGTGTTGTAGGTAAAAAAGAAATATTAGACAGTGCAAATCCAGGTGAAATTGGAGGCACATATGCGGGGAATCCTCTGGCATGTGAGGCTGCATTAAAAGTAATCGAAATCATTGAAAAAGAACAATTGAATGAACGTTCTGAAGAAATAGGACGAAAAATAGAAAACCAAATCAACACTTTAAGTGAAACATATCATTGCATAACTAAAACACGCCGACTTGGTGCGATGGTTGCTTTTGAATTAGTTGACGAAAAAACGGGTGAACCTAATAAAGCATTAACTGGCGAACTTGTTAAAGCTGCTAATGATAACGGTTTGTTACTATTATCTGCCGGTATTAAAGGTAATGTTATTAGATTTTTAACACCATTAGTAATTACTGAAGATGAGTTAGCAAAAGGTTTTGCAATATTAAATAAGGCGTTTGCTGAAATAAACGCTTAA
- a CDS encoding NAD-dependent succinate-semialdehyde dehydrogenase has product MSKLSVLNPATNAVIKELEYTSTEEIAAQIDRAYESFQEWRNVDAHERSAKLLKWAELIDAHIDEIAELITLEGGKPLAEAKGEVVYANSYVKWYAEEAKRIYGRTIPANTPDKEILVGKFPVGVVGAITPWNFPAAMITRKMAPALAAGCTIVCKPAVQTPLTTIRLVELAHEAGFPKDAISFIIASGKDAGEAFTSHEAIRKITFTGSTPVGKTLIKEAADSVKNATMELGGLAPFIIHKDADIEAAVEATIASKFRNAGQTCICANRIYVHEDIVDQYTEKLMAKVHGLKVGNGMDEGIEVGPLINQGAVDKVLDQITDAMGKGGHVSRALDEITELGGNFLKPVVISNANQDMKVMNEETFGPIAPVMAYNDLDEAIKIANDTPFGLAAYFYTNDYRTGLKLYNELEYGVIGWNDGGPSAAHAPFGGFKESGYGREGGTEGIEPYLETKYLSIKK; this is encoded by the coding sequence ATGTCAAAATTATCAGTATTAAATCCGGCAACGAATGCCGTTATTAAAGAACTTGAATATACAAGCACTGAAGAGATTGCTGCTCAAATTGATCGCGCATATGAATCATTTCAAGAATGGAGAAATGTCGATGCGCATGAACGTTCTGCTAAGTTATTGAAATGGGCAGAATTAATTGACGCACATATTGATGAAATAGCTGAGCTTATTACTTTAGAAGGTGGTAAACCCTTAGCAGAAGCAAAAGGTGAAGTGGTTTACGCTAATTCTTACGTTAAATGGTACGCAGAAGAAGCGAAACGTATTTATGGACGTACAATACCTGCTAACACACCAGATAAGGAAATTTTAGTAGGCAAATTCCCTGTTGGTGTAGTTGGCGCGATTACACCGTGGAATTTCCCGGCTGCAATGATTACAAGAAAAATGGCACCCGCATTAGCAGCAGGTTGTACAATCGTTTGTAAACCTGCAGTCCAAACACCTTTGACAACGATTAGACTTGTTGAATTAGCGCATGAAGCAGGTTTTCCTAAAGATGCTATTTCTTTCATTATAGCTTCTGGTAAAGATGCTGGTGAGGCATTTACTAGTCATGAAGCGATTCGTAAAATCACATTTACGGGTTCTACGCCAGTCGGTAAAACATTAATCAAAGAGGCGGCTGATTCTGTAAAAAATGCCACAATGGAACTTGGCGGTTTAGCACCGTTTATTATTCACAAAGATGCAGACATTGAAGCTGCAGTTGAAGCGACAATTGCTTCGAAATTTAGAAATGCGGGACAGACTTGTATTTGTGCTAACCGTATTTATGTTCACGAAGATATCGTTGATCAATATACCGAAAAATTAATGGCTAAAGTACATGGCTTAAAAGTAGGTAACGGTATGGATGAAGGCATTGAAGTCGGACCGCTAATTAACCAAGGCGCGGTAGACAAAGTATTAGACCAAATTACTGATGCAATGGGTAAAGGTGGACATGTGTCACGCGCATTAGATGAAATAACGGAATTAGGTGGCAATTTCTTGAAACCAGTCGTTATCTCAAATGCAAACCAAGATATGAAAGTTATGAATGAAGAAACTTTTGGTCCGATTGCACCAGTAATGGCATATAATGACCTTGATGAAGCGATAAAAATAGCAAATGACACTCCATTTGGTCTTGCGGCATACTTCTATACAAATGACTATCGCACAGGATTAAAATTATATAATGAACTCGAATATGGTGTGATTGGTTGGAATGATGGTGGACCGTCAGCAGCCCACGCGCCTTTTGGTGGCTTTAAAGAAAGTGGTTATGGCCGCGAAGGTGGAACAGAAGGTATTGAACCTTATTTGGAAACTAAATATTTATCTATTAAAAAGTAA
- a CDS encoding acetylornithine deacetylase: MEQRHLDLLAQLIAHQTESPPGRNTDPLQDEVEVLLHDIGFNIKRKKLYDNDSVIIATLEGKDPNAPKLILNGHMDVASVEDDSNWQYPPFELTQVDEWLYGRGVSDMKGGMATLFYVLEQLHQQQIRPKGDIIVQSVVGEEVGEAGTKLACEHSPQADLALILDTSEQKALGQGGVITGWITIKSKETVHDGARHSMIHAGGGKFGANAIEKMTTIIRALNDLEKHWAVMKSYDGMTPGANTINPAVIEGGRHPAFIADECRLWITVHYLPNESYEEVVAEIEDYLNKVAQADLWLAQNPLTFEWGGASMIEDRGEIFPSFVVPTDHSGYALIKDVHEKIHGKPLEVGLSTTVTDGGWTAYFGIPTILYGPGSLEEAHSVDEKIAISELESFSEVLFEFLKSWYNNPQK, from the coding sequence ATGGAACAACGACACTTAGATTTATTAGCACAACTTATAGCGCATCAAACAGAAAGTCCACCTGGTAGAAATACAGATCCTCTTCAAGATGAGGTAGAAGTGTTATTACACGATATAGGTTTTAACATTAAACGAAAGAAATTATACGACAACGATAGCGTGATCATTGCAACTTTAGAAGGGAAAGACCCCAATGCACCTAAATTGATATTAAATGGGCATATGGACGTTGCATCTGTTGAAGATGATAGTAACTGGCAGTATCCACCATTTGAACTGACACAAGTAGATGAGTGGTTGTACGGAAGAGGCGTCAGTGATATGAAAGGTGGAATGGCAACACTGTTTTATGTGTTAGAACAATTACATCAACAGCAAATACGACCTAAAGGTGACATTATTGTTCAATCTGTAGTTGGCGAAGAAGTAGGCGAAGCAGGGACTAAACTAGCGTGTGAACATAGCCCACAAGCTGATTTAGCATTAATACTTGATACAAGTGAGCAAAAAGCGTTAGGGCAAGGTGGAGTCATAACGGGTTGGATTACTATAAAAAGTAAAGAAACTGTTCATGATGGAGCTAGACATAGCATGATACATGCTGGTGGAGGAAAATTTGGTGCTAATGCAATCGAAAAGATGACCACGATTATTCGCGCACTTAATGACTTGGAAAAACATTGGGCAGTTATGAAATCTTATGATGGAATGACACCAGGCGCAAATACGATAAATCCTGCTGTAATCGAAGGTGGTAGACATCCCGCATTCATAGCTGACGAATGTCGATTATGGATTACAGTTCATTATTTACCGAATGAAAGTTATGAAGAAGTAGTAGCCGAAATTGAAGATTATTTAAATAAAGTAGCACAAGCAGACTTATGGTTAGCACAAAATCCGCTAACATTTGAATGGGGAGGGGCATCCATGATTGAGGATCGTGGAGAGATATTTCCGAGTTTTGTAGTTCCCACCGATCATTCAGGTTATGCATTGATTAAGGATGTGCATGAAAAAATCCATGGGAAGCCTTTAGAAGTAGGATTAAGTACGACAGTGACGGATGGAGGTTGGACTGCCTATTTTGGCATTCCGACAATTTTATATGGTCCAGGTAGTTTAGAAGAAGCACATAGCGTAGATGAAAAGATAGCTATAAGCGAATTAGAAAGCTTTAGTGAGGTATTATTTGAATTTCTAAAAAGTTGGTACAATAATCCGCAAAAATAA